One window from the genome of Salvia miltiorrhiza cultivar Shanhuang (shh) chromosome 7, IMPLAD_Smil_shh, whole genome shotgun sequence encodes:
- the LOC130993426 gene encoding uncharacterized protein LOC130993426 gives MNEQGALMNQQQQQLMNMNQSLLNAGQMNPQMAPMNRSYGMWGPQQQFQNPNMSSDAMKPPRAAFNKSLGPRRNWNGKRVNKPIDKRRIEQQQQSLVGGIGGGNLNFRNYNPPTLNELQHQNRVRARKTFPKKKFNKNMSTNMGGNGGRSAPFAPRNTTSFLIRAKKSGGITSVVSPFPVTPSVLPTPILSPSTEVLGNMAKEEWGVDGYGSMKGLIRLRSLGQEDEEEDEGESSESDVEEHVEVERRLDHDLSRFEMIYDPNSGNAMTHHNALENRVDDQDSHIAQLEEENLNLKERLFLMEGELGDLRRRLLLLERRGGRVDDTGEEEVVENESENERESYTHSTGENGEGDRSEVSGGFEAVETRERCCVEGRLQIEDEGMKMIDKDDDRYSNANDSIEADKSAATESVDDESCKLVVETEEKLGC, from the exons ATGAACGAACAAGGAGCATTGATGAACCAACAGCAGCAGCAACTGATGAACATGAATCAGAGTCTGTTGAATGCGGGTCAAATGAATCCTCAG ATGGCTCCGATGAATCGGAGCTACGGAATGTGGGGGCCTCAGCAGCAgtttcaaaaccctaatatgagCTCGGACGCCATGAAACCTCCGCGTGCAGCCTTCAATAAGTCGTTAGGTCCTCGTCGTAATTGGAATGGCAAAAGGGTAAATAAGCCGATCGATAAACGGAGAatagagcagcagcagcaatctTTAGTTGGTGGAATTGGTGGTGGGAATTTGAATTTTAGGAACTATAACCCTCCGACATTGAATGAACTGCAACATCAGAATCGGGTGAGGGCGAGGAAAACTTTCCCAAAAAAGAAGTTCAACAAGAACATGAGTACGAATATGGGTGGTAATGGTGGTAGGTCTGCCCCATTTGCACCTAGGAACACCACATCCTTTCTGATTAGAGCGAAGAAAAGTGGTGGGATAACATCGGTGGTTTCTCCATTCCCAGTGACCCCGTCTGTGTTGCCGACGCCAATCTTGTCCCCTTCTACTGAAGTTTTGGGGAACATGGCCAAGGAAGAGTGGGGGGTGGATGGTTATGGGTCGATGAAGGGGCTGATAAGGCTGAGATCTCTCGGGCAAGAAGACGAGGAGGAAGATGAGGGCGAGTCAAGTGAGAGCGATGTTGAGGAGCATGTCGAGGTGGAGAGGAGGCTGGACCATGATTTGAGTAGGTTTGAGATGATCTATGATCCAAACAGTGGCAATGCTATGACGCATCACAATGCATTGGAAAATCGGGTGGATGATCAGGATAGTCACATAGCACAACTTGAGGAGGAGAACTTGAATCTCAAGGAGAGGCTGTTCTTGATGGAGGGGGAGTTGGGGGATCTGAGGAGGAGGTTGCTGTTGCTAGAAAGGCGGGGAGGGCGAGTAGATGACACTGGCGAGGAGGAGGTTGTTGAGAATGAGTctgaaaatgagagagagagctatACACATTCAACAGGGGAGAATGGTGAAGGAGATAGGTCTGAGGTTAGTGGTGGATTTGAAGCAGTAGAAACTAGAGAGAGATGTTGCGTGGAAGGGAGATTACAAATTGAAGATGAAGGGATGAAGATGATTGATAAAGATGATGATAGATATAGTAATGCCAATGATTCAATTGAAGCAGATAAGTCTGCTGCAACAGAAAGTGTTGATGATGAATCCTGCAAACTTGTGGTTGAAACAGAAGAGAAACTTGGTTGTTAG
- the LOC130993428 gene encoding protein SAR DEFICIENT 4 — MAAATNLDQVNPAATAAAPPVFISTATLQSLITHKSLIGHLESTLPPLSAAIHSPLRHAHQITPNSSFLLMPSWSTSPLLPYIGTKLVTHNSSNSALNLPGVHAIFVLFNSLTGQPLASMDATALTLYRTACVSALASSYLSREDAEILVMVGAGSLAPHLIKAHLAVRSKLKRVIVWNRTVEKARNLVDRLKEESGFEGVCFEADECLTAAVRMGDVISCATNSEVALVKGAELKAGAHLDLVGSFTPRMKECDDEAMRRGRVFVDNEMAAVEAGELVGALERGVVIVGGLVELIKRDIVGRRSEDEITVFKSVGSAIVDLLSAQMVYQSYVHTVSPSISIV; from the coding sequence ATGGCGGCGGCGACCAACCTAGATCAAGTCAACCCAGCCGCCACAGCCGCAGCACCACCCGTCTTCATCTCCACCGCCACCCTACAGTCCCTCATCACCCACAAATCCCTCATCGGCCACCTCGAATCCACCCTCCCGCCGCTCTCCGCCGCCATCCACTCCCCCCTCCGCCACGCCCACCAAATCACCCCCAATTCATCCTTCCTCCTCATGCCGTCCTGGTCCACCTCGCCACTCCTCCCTTACATCGGCACCAAGCTCGTCACCCACAATTCCAGCAACTCCGCCCTAAACCTACCCGGAGTCCACGCAATTTTCGTGCTCTTCAATTCCCTCACCGGCCAGCCACTCGCATCGATGGACGCCACCGCCCTCACCCTCTACCGCACCGCCTGCGTCTCCGCTCTCGCGTCGTCGTATCTATCGAGAGAAGACGCCGAGATTCTCGTCATGGTTGGCGCCGGATCGCTGGCTCCGCACTTAATCAAGGCTCATTTGGCCGTCCGATCCAAATTAAAGAGGGTCATAGTGTGGAATCGAACGGTTGAAAAGGCGAGAAATCTGGTCGATCGATTGAAGGAAGAGAGTGGTTTCGAAGGGGTGTGCTTTGAGGCTGATGAGTGCTTAACGGCGGCGGTGAGGATGGGCGATGTGATAAGCTGCGCGACGAATTCGGAAGTGGCGTTGGTGAAGGGGGCGGAGCTGAAGGCGGGGGCGCATCTGGATCTGGTGGGGTCGTTCACACCGCGGATGAAGGAGTGCGATGACGAGGCGATGAGGAGGGGGCGAGTGTTCGTGGATAATGAGATGGCGGCGGTGGAGGCCGGGGAATTGGTGGGGGCGTTGGAGAGGGGGGTGGTTATTGTGGGGGGATTGGTGGAGTTGATCAAGCGAGACATAGTTGGGCGGAGGAGTGAGGATGAGATTACTGTGTTTAAATCGGTTGGCTCCGCTATTGTGGATTTGTTGAGCGCGCAGATGGTTTATCAGAGTTATGTCCATACTGTCTCACCTTCCATATCCATTGTGTAA